A single window of Callithrix jacchus isolate 240 chromosome 6, calJac240_pri, whole genome shotgun sequence DNA harbors:
- the CTLA4 gene encoding cytotoxic T-lymphocyte protein 4 isoform X1, protein MACLGFRRHKAQLDLATRTWPCTLLFSLLFIPVFSNAMHVAQPAVVLASSRGIASFACEYASPGKATEIRVTVLRQTDSQVTEVCAGTYIMGNELTFLDDSICTGTFSGNKVNLTIQGLRAMDMGLYICKVELMYPPPYYMSIGNGTQIYVIDPEPCPDSDFLLWILAAVSSGLFFYSFLLTAVSLSKMLKKRSPLTTGVYVKMPPTEPECEKQFQPYFIPIN, encoded by the exons ATGGCTTGCCTTGGATTTCGGAGGCACAAGGCTCAGCTGGACCTGGCTACCAGGACCTGGCCCTGCACGctcctgttttctcttctcttcatcCCTGTCTTCTCCAACG CAATGCACGTGGCCCAGCCTGCTGTGGTGCTAGCCAGCAGCCGAGGCATCGCCAGCTTTGCGTGTGAGTATGCATCTCCAGGCAAAGCCACTGAGATCCGGGTGACAGTGCTTCGGCAGACCGACAGCCAGGTGACTGAAGTCTGTGCAGGAACATACATAATGGGGAATGAGTTGACCTTCCTAGATGATTCCATCTGCACGGGCACCTTCAGTGGAAATAAAGTGAACCTCACCATCCAAGGACTGAGGGCCATGGACATGGGGCTCTACATCTGCAAGGTGGAGCTCATGTACCCGCCACCATACTACATGAGCATAGGCAACGGAACCCAGATTTATGTAATTG ATCCAGAACCGTGCCCAGATTCTGACTTCCTCCTCTGGATCCTTGCAGCAGTTAGCTCGGGGTTGTTTTTTTACAGCTTTCTCCTCACAGCTGTTTCTCTGAGCAAAATG TTAAAGAAAAGAAGTCCTCTTACAACAGGGGTCTATGTGAAAATGCCCCCAACAGAGCCAGAATGTGAAAAGCAATTTCAGCCTTATTTTATTCCCATCAATTGA
- the CTLA4 gene encoding cytotoxic T-lymphocyte protein 4 isoform X2 — protein sequence MHVAQPAVVLASSRGIASFACEYASPGKATEIRVTVLRQTDSQVTEVCAGTYIMGNELTFLDDSICTGTFSGNKVNLTIQGLRAMDMGLYICKVELMYPPPYYMSIGNGTQIYVIDPEPCPDSDFLLWILAAVSSGLFFYSFLLTAVSLSKMLKKRSPLTTGVYVKMPPTEPECEKQFQPYFIPIN from the exons ATGCACGTGGCCCAGCCTGCTGTGGTGCTAGCCAGCAGCCGAGGCATCGCCAGCTTTGCGTGTGAGTATGCATCTCCAGGCAAAGCCACTGAGATCCGGGTGACAGTGCTTCGGCAGACCGACAGCCAGGTGACTGAAGTCTGTGCAGGAACATACATAATGGGGAATGAGTTGACCTTCCTAGATGATTCCATCTGCACGGGCACCTTCAGTGGAAATAAAGTGAACCTCACCATCCAAGGACTGAGGGCCATGGACATGGGGCTCTACATCTGCAAGGTGGAGCTCATGTACCCGCCACCATACTACATGAGCATAGGCAACGGAACCCAGATTTATGTAATTG ATCCAGAACCGTGCCCAGATTCTGACTTCCTCCTCTGGATCCTTGCAGCAGTTAGCTCGGGGTTGTTTTTTTACAGCTTTCTCCTCACAGCTGTTTCTCTGAGCAAAATG TTAAAGAAAAGAAGTCCTCTTACAACAGGGGTCTATGTGAAAATGCCCCCAACAGAGCCAGAATGTGAAAAGCAATTTCAGCCTTATTTTATTCCCATCAATTGA
- the CTLA4 gene encoding cytotoxic T-lymphocyte protein 4 isoform X3 translates to MACLGFRRHKAQLDLATRTWPCTLLFSLLFIPVFSNAMHVAQPAVVLASSRGIASFACEYASPGKATEIRVTVLRQTDSQVTEVCAGTYIMGNELTFLDDSICTGTFSGNKVNLTIQGLRAMDMGLYICKVELMYPPPYYMSIGNGTQIYVIVKEKKSSYNRGLCENAPNRARM, encoded by the exons ATGGCTTGCCTTGGATTTCGGAGGCACAAGGCTCAGCTGGACCTGGCTACCAGGACCTGGCCCTGCACGctcctgttttctcttctcttcatcCCTGTCTTCTCCAACG CAATGCACGTGGCCCAGCCTGCTGTGGTGCTAGCCAGCAGCCGAGGCATCGCCAGCTTTGCGTGTGAGTATGCATCTCCAGGCAAAGCCACTGAGATCCGGGTGACAGTGCTTCGGCAGACCGACAGCCAGGTGACTGAAGTCTGTGCAGGAACATACATAATGGGGAATGAGTTGACCTTCCTAGATGATTCCATCTGCACGGGCACCTTCAGTGGAAATAAAGTGAACCTCACCATCCAAGGACTGAGGGCCATGGACATGGGGCTCTACATCTGCAAGGTGGAGCTCATGTACCCGCCACCATACTACATGAGCATAGGCAACGGAACCCAGATTTATGTAATTG TTAAAGAAAAGAAGTCCTCTTACAACAGGGGTCTATGTGAAAATGCCCCCAACAGAGCCAGAATGTGA